A stretch of DNA from Telopea speciosissima isolate NSW1024214 ecotype Mountain lineage chromosome 5, Tspe_v1, whole genome shotgun sequence:
aaatgaaaaatgactAAAGGAGCAATAATATATAGTGGGAAAGAGCAGTAGTAAACATGATATACAACACTATAGGTGACTACATTCAGTTGACTGTACATGCTGCAGTAACAGTGGCTAAAGTTCTAGGTAATGGAAAAGATGATGTGAGAAGTTAGAACACCAATTGAACTGCCTTCCTAGTAGTCATTAGGGTGCAACTTGGGCATGCTCTACCCAACCTTAACTGGCCCAAACTAATGTAGAGTTAAATTGGTTGGCTTTTCCATTCCTGAGGTTCAGTTAGATAGTGGTAAGGCACCATGGTTAAAGAAGTGATGTCTTAGGTTCAACTCTCATAGAGTATCATCAATAAAAATTTCTCAAGAAAATGTCACTACTTATCTATGTAAAATTACGTCGAACTTCACTCAACCAGAGTCTAACACAACTTGAGTAGGGTTCTGGCATGGACAGAGAATCTCGGGTTGGAGTTCAGGTTTAGTTGGGTTAGGGTGGAGTTCTGTGGCTCTTTGGCTTGAGtatccttttcttttcaattaGTAATGCTTTTCAGCTTGATTTGCTCCTCCACCCAGCAATAACAACAATGTTTATAACAAAACCATTAGGTTAGGATACTGTATTATGGTAAGTTTTCTTCTTAATAAGGTATATTATAATTTCATCCTCATCTGCATCTACTCATATCCCCTTATGGAATTAGATCCCTTCCCAAGATATTgaattttcatttgaaaattccTCATAAATATGTATGATAATGTTATCACTATCTAAAAATATTTAATGGTCAACCATTACATTTCTTAATGAAACCCATATCAACGGTTTTCTTCATAGTGAAAAACATTTTTAGATTAAAATTTATCAGAAACACCTTGGCAAcaatgctttttgttttttttaatgtttttctctcttccaaatTGCTTGTGTACCAGTTGCAAGTTATATCGTTAAAATTAATTGCTGGATTTGTATAGGTGATACAATGGATTCGCCATAGGAGGCAAACTCATAAATCTCTAGAACATCATGATACAAATCAATAATTCTCCAGACAAGTAGTTCCAGCATTGTAGTAATTTGAGGAGTTATTTACCAATCAATTACAACTAAAAGCATAGGATGCCATCACATAATatatatcaaaagaaaggaCCGATCAAGGTTCTATGTATGGCTTCTGATAGCTCAAAGGGACCAACATATATAGTTTCTTGTCTCCCTGCTACAAGTGACTATTGGTCTAATGACTTCAAACTAACTGCCATTCTTTGATGTTGGAAAACTCTAAACTCCATCGCCACTCCAcccctcaaaaaaataaaatccgtGTTTGAAATGCTCGTTTATTGACAATAAAGGCAGACTCTGATTTTTTATAAAATGGAGCCACAAAAATTCAAGAAGATTGAAAAATAAGATCAATCTAGCTTCATGTATGTGACAGGCgcataaaaaatcaacaaaacaaAGAGTCAAAAGACTTGACAAGTCATTCATTGATGGTAAAAACATCATCCAATTTAAAGGAACATAAAGGGGTTAGGATCAATAAGACAATAGAGAGTCTAGTCTTACCCAGGAGGGAACTTGCCATCCGCACGAGCTTCAACCCGAAGCCACCACAGCAGAACTTTGCGCCCACAAGAACCCAGAGGCTCCACAACAGAAGGATCCTTCAAAAGGGACAGAGGACTCTCAAGGTCACCTCCATCTCTTTCCAGTGTATCAAGATCCTTAACCCAATCTGGCTTACCTTCTGCTTCCTTCCAGACCAACCTGGAATTCATAACAAACCCAGCCCACTCTAACTTTCTAGGCAGCACTGTTGCGCTGTCACCAACATTAGTTgcgctcttctcaccataagGTAGGGGATTGAATGTGTGCCAACCAACCAAATTTCCAGATGAATCACAAGCAGGGCCTTGAACAGGCAAAGGAGAGTTCTCATCATTCTGATTCTGAGTCAAAGAAGCATCTGGGTTCCCGGAATGAGCAAGAATTCCAACCGAAACAGCACCAATCCATTTTACAGATTGGATCTCATCAAATAATTCCTTACTATGCATATTACTATCATCACCAAACAAAACAATTCCATCCAAATTCTGCTCCCTGACGACTCTGTTTACGGAAACACCCATGAAATCAAATTTAAATTCTCAAAAAAGCTTACAAATGAAAAGGGCTAAGAACAGAGAATTCACCTCAAGGCACGAAGCCGCATTTGAGCTTCCATTCGATTGCGATCCTCCCAGGAAATTGGCATCTGTTGATCGAAGCCGATGTGAATTGTTCGACAACCAGACTTGGCGAGAAGAGAAGCTGTCTCAGTAGTAGGTCCTCCGGCTTCAACGACGATCCAGGTGAGATTATAGGGAGCCAGCATCAGAGAATGCATTAGGCCTGTGAGATGAAGGGTTTGGAAGGTGCGGACGTATGTGGGGGTGATAACAAT
This window harbors:
- the LOC122660760 gene encoding probable beta-1,4-xylosyltransferase IRX14H, whose translation is MKLWVMQQNWNNRRNNFRASGLLDSGVDSAFKSPGALFWLVLHGLFCLFSLVMGFRFSRLIIFLLFSPTNNNISSITDQLYNTTALPLLTTFTPTITNVAETLTSQTSPSTSTPTLQNPETAFNETNNINTGSHIIVGRHGILIRPWPHPDPVEVMKAHRILERVQSGQRLQYGIKNPRPLIVITPTYVRTFQTLHLTGLMHSLMLAPYNLTWIVVEAGGPTTETASLLAKSGCRTIHIGFDQQMPISWEDRNRMEAQMRLRALRVVREQNLDGIVLFGDDSNMHSKELFDEIQSVKWIGAVSVGILAHSGNPDASLTQNQNDENSPLPVQGPACDSSGNLVGWHTFNPLPYGEKSATNVGDSATVLPRKLEWAGFVMNSRLVWKEAEGKPDWVKDLDTLERDGGDLESPLSLLKDPSVVEPLGSCGRKVLLWWLRVEARADGKFPPGWVIDSPLEITVPAKHTPWPDAPVGDTQENMVKRTDKNDRVSKSEEGLRKR